A portion of the Cyanobium sp. PCC 7001 genome contains these proteins:
- a CDS encoding NAD(P)/FAD-dependent oxidoreductase, translating into MLVVGAGPAGGRLAGQLASAGLRVLLVDRLPDLSRAAFSSAALPQSAVDRLGLPSEVIAARWRAWHLVGPNGSAREWCASEPLGAVLDFAALRQWLATDAAARGAHVALGWRAVASAASGNGMRTWLRHGGERCLAAVASRWVVDATGEARALLGDPDPRHAPLVAGLGIEWLLEVGQSQWQPWAERLGFFLGSTWVPRGYGWVFPMGPGRLKVGVCRLEPEPPSLQVSLGGALQRLLRHLDLDRARVLDRHGGRIRSSITRSEAHGHGHLIGLGDAVSTANLLGGEGIRHAMASADVLAPLLLEGSDSVRLSRRYARCLQRALGWRWALSGRLARRTWLGLVEARGDRRLERLLASLKTSRAEDLSALLFDYRFERYGLRVLPYLAGR; encoded by the coding sequence GTGCTTGTCGTGGGGGCTGGCCCGGCGGGTGGCCGGCTGGCCGGCCAGCTGGCCTCCGCAGGCCTGCGGGTGCTGCTGGTGGATCGTCTTCCCGACCTCTCCCGGGCGGCCTTCAGCAGTGCCGCCCTGCCCCAGTCGGCCGTGGACCGGTTAGGACTCCCTTCGGAGGTGATCGCCGCCCGCTGGCGGGCCTGGCATCTGGTGGGCCCCAATGGGTCGGCGAGGGAGTGGTGCGCGTCGGAGCCGCTCGGCGCGGTGCTCGATTTCGCCGCCCTGCGCCAGTGGCTGGCCACTGACGCGGCTGCGCGAGGCGCCCATGTGGCCCTGGGTTGGCGGGCAGTGGCCTCGGCGGCCTCGGGGAATGGCATGCGCACCTGGCTGCGTCACGGCGGTGAGCGTTGTCTCGCGGCGGTGGCCAGTCGCTGGGTGGTGGATGCCACTGGAGAGGCCAGGGCTCTGCTGGGAGATCCCGATCCGCGCCATGCCCCGCTGGTGGCGGGCCTTGGCATCGAATGGCTGCTGGAGGTGGGCCAGAGCCAATGGCAGCCCTGGGCGGAGCGGCTCGGTTTCTTCCTCGGCAGCACCTGGGTACCGAGGGGCTACGGCTGGGTGTTTCCGATGGGGCCCGGCCGGCTCAAGGTGGGCGTGTGCCGTCTGGAACCCGAGCCACCCTCGCTGCAGGTGTCCCTCGGTGGCGCGTTGCAGCGCCTGCTGCGGCACCTGGATCTGGATCGGGCCCGCGTGCTGGATCGCCATGGAGGTCGGATCCGCAGCAGCATCACCCGCAGCGAGGCCCATGGCCACGGTCATCTGATCGGCCTGGGGGATGCCGTGAGCACCGCCAACCTCCTCGGCGGCGAGGGCATTCGCCATGCCATGGCCAGCGCGGACGTGCTGGCTCCCCTGCTGCTCGAAGGCAGCGATTCCGTCCGCCTGAGTCGCCGCTACGCCCGGTGTCTCCAACGGGCGCTGGGCTGGCGCTGGGCCCTGAGCGGACGCCTGGCTCGCCGCACCTGGCTTGGCCTGGTGGAGGCCAGGGGGGATCGGCGGCTGGAACGCCTGCTGGCCTCACTGAAAACGAGCAGAGCCGAGGATCTGTCGGCCCTGCTCTTCGACTACCGCTTCGAGCGCTACGGCCTGCGGGTGTTGCCCTATCTGGCAGGCCGCTGA
- the psaK gene encoding photosystem I reaction center subunit PsaK, whose amino-acid sequence MLAPLLAVAPATITWSPKVALVMIVCNVIAIAIGKATIKQPNVGLQLPNAAMFGGMSHGAMLGTLSLGHILGMGTILGLASRGVV is encoded by the coding sequence ATGCTCGCTCCGCTTCTGGCTGTGGCCCCCGCCACCATCACCTGGTCGCCGAAGGTGGCGCTGGTGATGATCGTCTGCAACGTGATCGCCATCGCGATCGGCAAGGCCACCATCAAGCAGCCCAATGTGGGCCTGCAACTGCCCAACGCCGCCATGTTCGGCGGCATGAGCCACGGCGCCATGCTGGGCACCCTCAGCCTCGGCCACATCCTGGGCATGGGCACCATCCTGGGCCTGGCTTCCCGCGGCGTGGTCTGA
- a CDS encoding DUF3593 domain-containing protein gives MSGAGALVQTLLDRLSAVDPGPLFVLSLLPYLAFLWWARQVQAFPRLALRGFQLTLLFVAITIGAAVIAEQAYGRQLADVDPLHGGAEAFLTLANLVVVLGFLKAPAPEDGGSGG, from the coding sequence ATGAGCGGGGCTGGAGCACTCGTGCAGACCCTGCTCGATCGGCTGTCGGCAGTGGATCCGGGGCCCCTGTTCGTGCTCTCGCTGCTGCCCTACCTCGCCTTTCTCTGGTGGGCCCGCCAGGTTCAGGCCTTCCCGCGGCTGGCCCTGCGCGGGTTCCAGCTCACCCTGCTGTTCGTGGCGATCACGATCGGGGCGGCCGTGATCGCCGAACAGGCCTACGGCAGGCAGCTGGCGGACGTGGATCCCCTCCACGGCGGGGCCGAGGCCTTCCTCACCCTGGCCAACCTGGTGGTGGTGCTCGGCTTTCTCAAGGCGCCGGCCCCGGAGGATGGGGGCTCCGGCGGATGA
- a CDS encoding DUF2499 domain-containing protein gives MHALSLPTWWIHIASVLEWIAAITAVQAYGQRRGEAGWRWLALAMLPALVSAMAACTWHLFDNTPALQGLVVLQAGCTVLGNMALAAAALHLLRQQQAVRPPAP, from the coding sequence ATGCACGCGCTCTCCCTGCCGACCTGGTGGATCCACATCGCCTCGGTGCTGGAGTGGATCGCGGCCATCACGGCCGTGCAGGCCTACGGCCAGCGGCGCGGCGAGGCCGGCTGGCGCTGGCTGGCCCTGGCCATGCTGCCGGCCCTGGTGAGCGCCATGGCCGCCTGCACCTGGCACCTGTTCGACAACACCCCGGCCCTGCAGGGGCTGGTGGTGCTGCAGGCCGGCTGCACCGTGCTGGGCAACATGGCCCTGGCGGCGGCGGCGCTGCATCTGCTGCGTCAGCAGCAGGCCGTGCGGCCGCCGGCACCATGA
- a CDS encoding rhomboid family intramembrane serine protease produces MGLRSRLLLPLLILAVPWGQELVDQLFFGGHWNLPLVPGGPVWGILTAPFSHAGFGHLLSNSLWFLPLSWLVLTRGLRPYLRVWAAVLVCSLPVWLLWHNASHGLSGVVYGLLGYLLAAGLVERRPWPIVLSLGCLSLYGGLLPSLIPVFSPAGVSWIGHASGFVAGLLAAWLGAPLPEEHRDAGAARW; encoded by the coding sequence ATGGGACTGCGCTCCCGTCTGCTGCTGCCGCTGCTGATCCTGGCGGTGCCCTGGGGGCAGGAGCTGGTGGATCAACTGTTCTTCGGCGGCCACTGGAACCTGCCGCTGGTGCCCGGGGGCCCCGTGTGGGGGATCCTCACCGCCCCCTTCAGCCATGCCGGCTTCGGGCACCTGCTCAGCAACTCCCTCTGGTTTCTGCCCCTCTCCTGGCTGGTGCTCACCCGGGGCCTGCGGCCCTATCTGCGGGTGTGGGCCGCCGTGCTGGTGTGCTCACTGCCGGTGTGGCTGCTGTGGCACAACGCCAGCCACGGCCTCTCAGGTGTGGTGTACGGCCTGCTGGGGTACCTGCTGGCGGCGGGGCTGGTGGAGCGGCGCCCCTGGCCGATCGTGCTGTCGTTGGGGTGTCTCAGCCTCTATGGCGGCCTGCTGCCGTCGCTGATTCCTGTCTTCAGTCCGGCGGGTGTGAGCTGGATCGGCCATGCCTCCGGATTCGTGGCCGGCTTGCTGGCGGCCTGGCTCGGCGCGCCCCTGCCGGAGGAGCACCGGGATGCGGGAGCGGCCCGGTGGTAG
- the csaB gene encoding polysaccharide pyruvyl transferase CsaB, with product MTPAAARPVPLRQRPLLVGYYGEHNLGDDALLEVLLAGLPVGCRPLVTARDQAQVQRRYGVDTVDRTSLAAVMGAVGRCDAVVFGGGSLLQDSTSFLSLVYYAALVVLARSQGKPVLLWGQGLGPLRRRRSRWLVRGVLPLVTAVSWRDPGSAALARSLGSADGGGVGADPVWSVAPELWRGEGGPVVLCFRPTPQLQGEAWMPWLQTLERLAPERELLWLPFHAHQDRGLLANLRAQGLLSPALAARSRELRAERPREAMRVCARSGLVLAMRLHGLILAAAAGAPVAALSYDPKVQAAATDLGCPCARLDGPPPSDLTARWQACLDTPLPQPVVRRLRASTEVHRQVLARLG from the coding sequence ATGACCCCTGCCGCGGCCCGACCCGTGCCCCTGCGCCAACGCCCGCTGCTGGTGGGCTACTACGGCGAGCACAACCTGGGCGACGACGCCCTGCTGGAGGTGCTGCTGGCGGGCCTGCCGGTCGGTTGCAGACCCCTGGTCACAGCCCGGGACCAGGCCCAGGTGCAGCGGCGCTACGGGGTGGACACGGTGGACCGCACCAGTCTGGCTGCCGTGATGGGGGCGGTGGGACGCTGCGATGCCGTGGTGTTCGGGGGCGGCAGCCTGCTGCAGGACAGCACCAGCTTCCTCAGCCTGGTGTACTACGCGGCCCTGGTGGTGCTCGCCCGCAGCCAGGGCAAGCCCGTGCTGCTCTGGGGCCAGGGTCTGGGGCCTCTGCGCCGCCGCCGCAGCCGCTGGCTCGTGCGGGGCGTGCTCCCCCTGGTGACGGCCGTGAGCTGGCGGGATCCCGGCTCGGCGGCCTTGGCCCGTTCCCTGGGGAGCGCCGACGGGGGGGGTGTCGGGGCCGACCCGGTGTGGAGCGTGGCGCCGGAGCTCTGGCGCGGGGAGGGCGGCCCCGTCGTGCTCTGTTTCCGGCCCACGCCCCAGCTGCAGGGGGAGGCCTGGATGCCCTGGCTGCAGACCCTGGAGCGGCTGGCACCGGAGCGGGAACTGCTCTGGCTCCCGTTCCACGCCCATCAGGACAGGGGACTGCTGGCGAACCTGCGCGCCCAGGGCCTGCTCAGCCCCGCCCTGGCCGCCCGCAGCCGAGAACTCAGGGCCGAGCGGCCGCGCGAGGCGATGCGTGTGTGCGCCCGCAGTGGCCTCGTGCTGGCCATGCGCCTGCACGGCCTGATCCTGGCCGCCGCCGCCGGAGCTCCCGTGGCGGCCCTCAGCTATGACCCCAAGGTGCAGGCGGCGGCCACCGACCTGGGCTGCCCCTGCGCTCGGCTCGACGGGCCGCCTCCCAGCGATCTCACGGCCCGCTGGCAGGCCTGTCTGGACACCCCCCTGCCTCAGCCGGTGGTGCGCCGCTTGCGGGCCTCCACCGAGGTCCATCGCCAGGTGCTCGCCAGGCTGGGCTGA
- a CDS encoding YadA-like family protein: MGYAANAGFANTTAIGTGAVTTRENQVVLGRAGDTVTIPNLANTSGQSALVLANGDGTLSRSAVNPNAIAALNCTGTGANAVCYGPNANATGDFTTAIGSDSLASQTGATALGANAWANGISAMALGPNATANGVGVLAVGEFANANGTAATAIGVSARANQVGAVAIGLNANANGFTAVAVGGNAIAEGVSATALGEGATANAESATALGRKSIASGFGATAVGVEANAGFDNSTAIGIGTATTRANQIVLGRATDTVTIPNLSGAGSALILANDDGTLARSAVSAAAVNSLNCTGSGANAVCYGPNANATGDFTTAIGSDSLANQTDATALGANASANGFGATALGARANASGPGATALGLSSRAEFTGSTAVGEFANASGLNASAFGRSAAARAENASAFGAGAQANFANSTAIGTGAATTRTNQVVLGRTGDEVTIPNLANATGQSALVLANGDGTLSRSAVNPNSIAALNCVGTGANAVCYGPNAVANGDFTTAIGSDSLSGQTGATALGAGAQANFAGSTALGTGAVTTRANQLVLGRAGDEVTIPNLADASGQSALVLTNGDGTLSRSVVNPNVITALNCVGTGADAVCYGPNAVANGDRTTSLGADSQAGAVNATAVGAGATANFADSAAIGAGAQATAPNRITIGTAATEIQLPSLTGSGSTAAVDILSPDANGVLRVTTLPTNISSFCSRTGTDSTCFGPNAEALGTADTAIGANARADGAKGGTALGAFSTANGNGATALGSRSSADGDNTLAVGSRSSARGEGSTALGTAASANGFNAIAFGSGAAANGRNVVAIGTNARAEGFNTNGVAIGTDSFASGTDVTALGAGARATGVGSTAIGAGAVTTRNNQIVLGRRGDTVTVPNLAGRGTELVSANQDGTLVRSVGVSANNGNLRVQNGLTVGGRTVLRGGAAVSNGLTVQGGARIDNLTVTGPARIGGPLTVDGPSTFNNDVSVNGALTTTGPVRLRGLADNGNFAVDRYQSGQRRMLTIDGRGNTGTSTVTVPQVETAITTTVPRLENSVYQLGKAVETTGAMAAAFSAVPEVSLQRDEPVRCGVGAGGFGSQYALAAGCAVRVSDRMYLNGALSYAPSVDYGYGSTPSVGGRLGFSFPLGRTNPVQESTPAEEATDSETSREIQNDLLAMRTELSERDKEIEQLRDQLALLASQTGEGSNAELVALLQKRIEELEAEKRRSDQEDNRQNGLIEALQRQLATQQERFNQMLIQIRSLTPAGAPITPVVNPLIKPDVSPQARPATDENTSVSRRPSR, from the coding sequence CTGGGGTACGCAGCCAATGCAGGCTTCGCCAACACCACCGCCATTGGTACCGGTGCCGTCACCACCCGCGAGAACCAGGTGGTACTCGGGCGGGCCGGTGACACCGTCACGATCCCCAACCTGGCGAACACCTCCGGCCAGAGCGCCCTCGTGCTCGCCAACGGCGACGGCACCCTCTCCCGCTCTGCCGTCAATCCCAACGCCATCGCCGCGCTGAATTGCACCGGCACCGGCGCCAACGCCGTCTGCTACGGACCCAACGCCAACGCCACCGGCGACTTCACCACCGCCATCGGCTCCGATTCCCTCGCCAGCCAGACCGGTGCCACCGCCCTCGGGGCCAATGCCTGGGCCAATGGCATCAGCGCCATGGCCCTGGGCCCCAACGCCACTGCCAACGGTGTCGGGGTGTTGGCCGTGGGTGAGTTCGCCAACGCCAACGGCACTGCCGCCACCGCGATTGGGGTGAGCGCCAGGGCCAATCAGGTCGGCGCGGTCGCCATCGGCCTGAACGCCAACGCCAATGGCTTCACAGCCGTGGCAGTCGGAGGCAATGCGATCGCCGAGGGCGTCAGCGCCACCGCCCTGGGCGAGGGAGCAACGGCCAATGCTGAGAGCGCCACGGCGCTTGGCCGCAAGTCCATCGCCTCAGGGTTCGGGGCCACAGCCGTCGGGGTGGAAGCCAATGCCGGCTTTGACAACTCCACCGCCATCGGCATCGGCACTGCCACTACCCGCGCCAACCAGATCGTGCTCGGCCGTGCGACCGACACCGTCACCATCCCCAACCTTTCCGGCGCCGGCAGCGCCCTGATCCTCGCCAACGACGACGGCACCCTCGCCCGCTCCGCCGTCTCCGCTGCCGCCGTCAATAGCCTCAACTGCACCGGCAGCGGCGCCAACGCCGTCTGCTACGGACCCAACGCCAACGCGACCGGCGACTTCACCACCGCCATCGGCTCCGATTCCCTCGCCAACCAGACCGACGCCACCGCCCTCGGGGCCAATGCCAGCGCCAACGGCTTCGGCGCGACGGCCCTCGGCGCCAGGGCCAATGCCTCAGGCCCTGGAGCGACGGCATTGGGGCTGAGTTCACGCGCCGAATTCACCGGATCGACAGCAGTCGGCGAATTTGCCAACGCCTCCGGCCTCAATGCCTCCGCATTCGGACGCTCCGCGGCGGCCCGTGCTGAGAATGCCTCGGCCTTCGGTGCCGGCGCCCAAGCCAACTTCGCGAACTCCACAGCGATCGGAACCGGTGCTGCCACCACCCGCACCAACCAGGTGGTGCTGGGCCGTACAGGCGATGAAGTCACCATCCCCAACCTCGCCAACGCCACAGGCCAGAGCGCGCTGGTGCTGGCCAACGGCGACGGCACCCTCTCCCGCTCCGCCGTCAACCCCAACAGCATCGCCGCGCTCAACTGCGTCGGCACCGGTGCCAACGCCGTCTGCTACGGGCCCAATGCCGTGGCCAACGGCGACTTCACCACGGCCATCGGCTCCGATTCCCTCTCCGGCCAGACCGGAGCCACAGCCTTGGGTGCCGGTGCCCAGGCCAACTTCGCTGGCTCCACCGCTCTCGGCACCGGCGCCGTCACCACCCGCGCCAACCAGCTCGTGCTGGGCCGCGCCGGCGATGAGGTCACCATCCCCAACCTCGCCGATGCCTCCGGCCAGAGCGCCCTGGTGCTGACCAACGGCGATGGCACGCTCTCCCGTTCCGTGGTCAACCCGAATGTGATCACAGCCCTCAATTGCGTGGGCACCGGCGCTGACGCCGTCTGCTATGGCCCCAATGCCGTGGCCAACGGGGATCGCACCACCAGCCTTGGAGCGGACAGCCAGGCCGGCGCCGTGAATGCGACGGCAGTGGGCGCCGGTGCCACGGCCAACTTCGCCGATTCGGCCGCCATCGGCGCCGGCGCCCAGGCCACGGCACCCAACCGGATCACGATCGGCACCGCCGCCACCGAGATCCAACTGCCCTCGCTCACAGGCAGCGGCTCCACCGCTGCCGTCGACATCCTCAGCCCCGATGCCAACGGCGTGCTGAGGGTCACCACCCTGCCCACCAACATCAGCTCCTTCTGCAGCCGCACCGGCACCGACTCCACCTGCTTCGGTCCCAACGCCGAAGCTCTGGGCACCGCGGATACGGCGATCGGAGCCAACGCCAGAGCGGATGGGGCCAAGGGTGGCACCGCCCTCGGGGCCTTCAGCACGGCCAATGGCAATGGCGCCACGGCGTTGGGGTCCCGGAGCAGCGCCGATGGTGACAACACCCTGGCGGTGGGCAGCCGCAGCAGCGCCCGTGGCGAAGGTTCGACCGCGCTGGGCACGGCGGCCTCCGCCAATGGGTTCAACGCCATCGCCTTCGGCAGCGGTGCCGCGGCCAACGGCCGCAACGTGGTGGCCATCGGCACAAACGCCAGGGCCGAAGGGTTCAACACCAACGGCGTCGCCATCGGCACCGATTCCTTCGCCTCCGGCACCGATGTCACCGCCCTCGGCGCCGGCGCCCGGGCCACCGGGGTGGGCTCCACCGCCATCGGAGCGGGAGCGGTCACCACCCGGAACAACCAGATCGTTCTGGGCAGGCGTGGCGACACCGTCACCGTGCCCAACCTGGCCGGTCGCGGCACCGAGCTGGTGAGCGCCAACCAGGACGGCACCCTGGTGCGCTCCGTGGGCGTCAGCGCCAACAATGGCAACCTCAGGGTCCAGAACGGCCTCACCGTTGGCGGGCGCACGGTGCTCCGGGGTGGCGCGGCGGTCTCCAATGGCCTCACGGTCCAGGGCGGCGCCCGGATCGACAACCTCACGGTCACCGGTCCGGCCCGGATCGGCGGGCCGCTCACGGTCGATGGTCCCTCCACGTTCAACAACGACGTGTCGGTCAACGGGGCCCTCACCACGACTGGCCCGGTGAGGCTCCGGGGGCTCGCCGACAACGGCAACTTCGCCGTCGACCGTTACCAGTCGGGCCAGCGACGGATGCTCACCATCGACGGCCGCGGCAACACGGGCACCTCCACCGTCACCGTGCCCCAGGTGGAAACCGCCATCACCACCACCGTGCCCCGGCTGGAGAATTCGGTGTACCAGCTGGGCAAGGCGGTGGAGACCACCGGCGCCATGGCTGCAGCCTTCTCCGCCGTGCCCGAGGTCTCGCTTCAGCGCGACGAGCCCGTACGCTGCGGCGTCGGGGCTGGCGGGTTCGGATCCCAGTACGCCCTGGCAGCCGGTTGCGCAGTGCGGGTCTCCGACCGGATGTACCTCAACGGCGCTCTTTCCTATGCCCCGTCGGTGGACTACGGCTATGGATCCACCCCCTCGGTGGGTGGCCGCCTGGGCTTCTCCTTCCCCCTCGGACGAACAAACCCGGTGCAGGAATCCACCCCGGCCGAGGAGGCCACGGACTCCGAGACCTCCCGTGAGATCCAGAACGATCTCCTGGCGATGCGAACCGAGCTTTCGGAACGCGACAAGGAGATCGAGCAGCTGCGAGACCAGCTGGCCCTGCTGGCCTCCCAGACCGGTGAAGGAAGCAATGCCGAACTGGTCGCCCTGCTGCAGAAGCGCATCGAGGAACTGGAAGCCGAGAAGCGCCGCAGCGACCAGGAAGACAACCGTCAGAACGGTCTCATCGAGGCCCTGCAACGCCAGCTGGCCACTCAGCAGGAGCGGTTCAACCAGATGCTGATCCAGATCCGTTCCCTCACTCCGGCCGGCGCCCCCATCACTCCCGTCGTGAATCCGTTGATCAAGCCGGATGTGAGTCCGCAGGCCAGGCCGGCAACCGACGAGAACACCAGCGTCTCCCGCCGGCCCTCCCGCTAG
- a CDS encoding tetratricopeptide repeat protein: MFPSAALSQTVLVVPEGRWLLRPVPKASSTLLKRLAVIAEGRRPPEQAAFGETRPALAVHHPALHGLTRLADLDPAALQQALHGPDWLRLAVTRHPAERLLSFWHDKLHLAEPAYAPLNASIQQSAGEPPERPCRFPAFLAFLDAHWDELRGDGHLTPQFTLLEPGAIAWQPRLDREQLAERLPALLEQRLPPRCRAALKQELSRHGRLHRQRLGRRWQEAFSADGLAIVARRYGDDLAAFGYSLPERAAARVRPLAAADSDALVDPLGQLRDRNRQIAALQIELAAAQQQLAEARAALERPPLPATTIQPCRWPPHNAPEAGLGHLYQALAENRFTEVIDQADGLAAHHPHAGELHYLAGVAAHMQGRHDEAIRRFEAAQAAGFLTPYLLFNAGNACRSRGDTGEGLRLYREALALLPDFPECRHNLALGLIEAGRPEEAEATLRLLLRDQPSWHQAAFQLANLLRSQRREAEAVEAFRLCLQFAPAFPDAWNNLGLAQEALGQRDEAIAYYRQALSIDAGFRPSRQNLAQSLVRQRRHEEALEEFGRFLALDLDVNQQVVGLQGRLGCLCELDRIEQALAEADAQPDPRVRLITRLHVLPVLYRSDAQLAETRTRWAADLQALYDALEGLTAEDPAWPALHAHAWAITNFYLAYQMEDDRPLQELYAGVLDRILRPRLGRFMAPLQQRDPHDPSPLRVGVISPHLINHNGSIWALGWLEGIAAKPGFEIFSYNLAEDEDSGTQRFASLGTYRHLPLRSEDPEPMLQRILDDQLDLLIFTDIGMHPASKVTSVLQLAPVQAQGWGHPITSGSRTMHYFFGAAGMEPPGNEAHYSEELIRLPGTGLHYATPAAVHDGQLLFEKFDLPRGRPLLVSLQSTFKYVPRNDWTYAEIAARHPEALILLVGPLGHPAMAQRLAERLKPHFERRGVAMDDHLRILPRLEYGDFMGLFDIAHHTLDTIDWNGGNSSFQSFSRDCPVLTCPTAFMRGRHTVAMLQEMKIPELIAESREAYVATSLRLLQDPGFHAHVKGLVRERKSRLFNDRRVVEAFQAAVEELGRKPPGAGQAPAPGQRAAVVATPPGDTLPAAIANASASPAPPLPHAADAA; the protein is encoded by the coding sequence ATGTTCCCCTCCGCTGCCCTGAGCCAGACCGTGCTGGTGGTGCCGGAGGGCCGCTGGTTGCTGCGCCCGGTGCCCAAGGCGTCCTCCACCCTGCTCAAGCGCCTGGCCGTGATCGCGGAGGGCCGCAGGCCCCCGGAGCAGGCCGCCTTCGGCGAAACCCGTCCTGCCCTGGCGGTGCACCACCCCGCGCTGCATGGCCTCACCAGGCTGGCGGACCTCGACCCCGCCGCCCTCCAGCAGGCCCTGCACGGGCCCGACTGGCTCCGCCTGGCGGTGACCCGCCACCCTGCCGAACGGCTGCTCTCCTTCTGGCACGACAAGCTCCATCTGGCCGAACCGGCCTACGCCCCCCTCAACGCTTCGATCCAGCAGAGCGCCGGCGAGCCGCCCGAGCGGCCCTGCCGCTTCCCCGCCTTTCTCGCCTTTCTCGATGCCCACTGGGACGAGCTGCGCGGCGACGGCCACCTCACCCCCCAGTTCACCCTGCTGGAACCCGGGGCCATCGCCTGGCAGCCCCGCCTTGACCGGGAGCAGCTGGCGGAGCGCCTGCCAGCCCTGCTGGAGCAACGCCTGCCACCCCGCTGCCGCGCCGCCCTCAAGCAGGAGCTCAGCCGCCATGGCCGTCTTCACCGCCAAAGGCTCGGCCGGCGCTGGCAGGAGGCCTTCTCCGCCGACGGGCTGGCGATCGTGGCGCGGCGCTATGGCGACGACCTGGCGGCGTTCGGCTATTCCCTGCCGGAGCGCGCCGCCGCCCGGGTGCGTCCCCTGGCCGCGGCCGACAGCGACGCCCTGGTGGATCCCCTCGGCCAGCTGCGCGACCGCAACCGCCAGATCGCCGCGCTCCAGATCGAGCTGGCTGCCGCCCAGCAGCAGCTGGCCGAAGCCCGCGCGGCCCTGGAGCGGCCACCCCTTCCGGCCACGACGATCCAACCCTGCCGCTGGCCGCCCCACAACGCCCCCGAAGCCGGGCTCGGCCATCTCTATCAGGCGCTGGCCGAGAACCGCTTCACCGAGGTGATCGATCAGGCCGATGGCCTGGCCGCCCACCATCCCCACGCCGGTGAACTCCACTACCTGGCTGGGGTGGCCGCCCACATGCAGGGCCGGCACGACGAGGCGATCCGCCGTTTCGAGGCGGCCCAGGCCGCCGGATTCCTCACCCCTTACCTGCTGTTCAACGCCGGCAACGCCTGCCGCTCCCGCGGCGACACCGGCGAGGGCCTGCGGCTCTATCGCGAGGCCCTGGCGCTGCTGCCGGACTTCCCCGAGTGCCGCCACAACCTCGCCCTCGGGCTGATCGAAGCCGGCCGGCCCGAGGAGGCGGAGGCCACCCTGCGGCTGCTGCTGCGGGATCAGCCTTCCTGGCACCAGGCCGCCTTCCAGCTCGCCAACCTGCTGCGCAGTCAGCGGCGCGAAGCGGAGGCGGTGGAGGCCTTCCGCCTCTGCCTGCAGTTCGCCCCCGCCTTTCCGGACGCCTGGAACAACCTCGGCCTGGCCCAGGAGGCCCTCGGCCAGCGGGACGAGGCGATCGCCTACTACCGCCAGGCCCTCAGCATCGATGCCGGCTTCCGGCCCTCCCGCCAGAACCTGGCCCAGTCGCTGGTGCGGCAGCGTCGCCACGAGGAGGCCCTGGAGGAATTCGGCCGTTTCCTGGCCCTGGATCTGGACGTGAACCAGCAGGTGGTGGGTCTGCAGGGGCGCCTGGGCTGCCTGTGCGAGCTCGACCGCATCGAGCAGGCGCTGGCCGAAGCCGATGCCCAGCCCGACCCACGGGTCCGCCTGATCACCCGGTTGCATGTGCTGCCGGTGCTTTACCGCTCCGATGCCCAGCTGGCCGAGACCCGCACCCGCTGGGCCGCCGATCTCCAGGCCCTGTACGACGCCCTTGAGGGCCTCACCGCCGAGGACCCGGCCTGGCCCGCCCTGCACGCCCACGCCTGGGCGATCACCAACTTCTATCTGGCCTACCAGATGGAGGACGACAGGCCCCTGCAGGAGCTCTACGCCGGCGTGCTGGACCGGATCCTGCGGCCCCGCCTCGGCCGTTTCATGGCACCACTGCAGCAGCGCGACCCTCACGATCCCTCACCACTGAGGGTGGGGGTGATCTCCCCCCACCTGATCAACCACAACGGCTCCATCTGGGCCTTGGGCTGGCTGGAGGGCATCGCCGCCAAGCCCGGCTTCGAGATCTTCTCCTACAACCTTGCCGAAGACGAGGATTCCGGCACGCAACGTTTCGCCTCCCTCGGCACCTACCGCCACCTGCCGCTGCGCAGCGAGGATCCCGAGCCGATGCTGCAGCGGATCCTCGACGACCAGCTCGATCTGCTGATCTTCACCGACATCGGCATGCACCCGGCCAGCAAGGTCACCTCGGTGCTGCAACTGGCGCCGGTTCAGGCTCAGGGCTGGGGCCATCCGATCACCAGCGGCTCGCGCACGATGCACTATTTCTTCGGGGCGGCCGGCATGGAGCCGCCCGGCAACGAGGCCCACTACAGCGAAGAGCTGATCCGCCTGCCGGGCACCGGCCTCCACTACGCCACGCCCGCCGCCGTGCACGACGGCCAGCTGCTGTTCGAGAAGTTCGACCTGCCCCGCGGCCGACCGCTGCTGGTGTCACTGCAGAGCACCTTCAAATATGTGCCCCGCAACGACTGGACCTACGCCGAGATCGCCGCCCGCCATCCCGAGGCCCTGATCCTTCTGGTGGGCCCGCTGGGCCATCCCGCCATGGCTCAGCGGCTGGCCGAGCGGCTGAAGCCCCACTTCGAGCGGCGCGGTGTGGCCATGGACGATCACCTGCGCATCCTGCCCCGCCTGGAGTACGGCGACTTCATGGGACTATTCGACATCGCCCACCACACCCTCGATACGATCGACTGGAACGGCGGTAACAGTTCCTTCCAGTCGTTCAGCCGCGACTGCCCGGTGCTCACCTGCCCCACCGCCTTCATGCGCGGCCGCCACACCGTGGCGATGCTGCAGGAGATGAAGATCCCCGAGCTGATCGCCGAAAGCCGCGAGGCCTATGTGGCCACCAGCCTGCGGCTGCTGCAGGATCCAGGCTTCCACGCCCATGTGAAAGGCCTGGTACGTGAGCGCAAGAGCCGCCTGTTCAACGACCGCCGCGTGGTTGAGGCCTTCCAGGCGGCTGTGGAGGAGCTGGGCCGTAAGCCCCCGGGCGCTGGCCAGGCCCCTGCCCCCGGCCAGCGAGCCGCCGTAGTGGCGACGCCGCCCGGCGACACCCTTCCTGCCGCGATCGCGAACGCCTCCGCCTCGCCTGCACCGCCTCTGCCCCATGCCGCCGATGCGGCCTGA